tacctttattacccctattgggccccgcccctcctgcccccggggggtcagagccaaaatttatacaagttctgttccccttcccccaaggatgtttgtggccaaatttagttacattccattcagaactctatgacaagtagcaatttaaaggatttacctctatttcccctattgggcccctcccctcctgaccccggggatcagagccaaaatttatacaagttctgttccccttcccccaaggatgtttgtggccaaatttagttacattcaattcagaactctatgactagtagcgatttataggatttacctctatttcccctattgggccccgcccctcctgccctcgggggaccagagccaaaatttatacaagttctgttccccttaccccaaggatgtttgtggccaaatttggttacattccattcagaactctatgactagtagcgatttaaaggatttacctctatttcccctattgggccccgcccctcctgcccccagaggaccagagtcaaaatttatacaagttctgttccccttcccccaaggatgtttgtggccaaatttggttacaattcatgtagaactctatgacaagtagcgatttaaaggatttacctctatttcccctattgggccccgcccctcctgcccccaggggaccagagccaaaatttatacaagttctgttccccttccccaaaggatgtttgtggccaaatttggttacattccattcagagctctatgacaagtagcgatttaaaggatttacctctattacccctattgggccccgcccctcctgcccccgggggatcagagccaaaatttatacaagttctgttccccttcccccaaggatgtttggctaattttggttacaatccatgcagaactctaggacaagtagcgatttaaaggatttacatctatttcccctattgggccccgcccctcctgcccccaggggaccagagccaaaatttatacaagttctgttccccttccccaaaggatgtttgtggccaaatttggttacattccattcagagctctatgacaagtagcgatttaaaggatttacctctattacccctattgggccccgcccctcctgcccctgggggaccagagccaaaatttatacaagttctgttccccttcccccaaggatgtttgtggctaattttggttacaatccatgcagaactctaggacaagtagcgatttaaaggatttacatctatttcccctattgggccccgcccctcctgccccgggggaccagagccaaaatttatacaagttctgttccccttcccccaaggatgtttgtggccaaatttggttacattccatgcagaactctatgacaagtagcgatttaaaggatttacctctattacccctattgggccccgcccctcctgccccggggggaccagagccaaaatttatacaagttctgtttcccctcccccaaggatgtttgtggccaaatttggttacaatccatgcagaactctatgacaagtagcgatttaaaggatttacctctattacccctattgggccccgcccctcctgccccggggggcagagccaaaatttatacaagttctgttccccttccccaaaggatgcttgtggccaaatttggttacattccattcagaactctatgactagtagcgatttaaaggatttacctctattacccctattgggccccgcatctcctgcccccaggggaccagagccaaaatttatacaagttctgttccccttccccaaggatgtttgtggccaaatttggttacattccattcagaactctatgacaagtagcgatttaaaggatttacctctatttcccctattgggccccgccctcctgcccccgggggaccagagccaaaatttatacaagttctgttccccttcccccaaggatgtttgtggccaaatttggttacaattcatgtagaactctatgacaagtagcgatttaaaggatttacctctatttcccctattgggccccgccccttctgcccccgggggaccagagccaaaatttaaacaagttctgttccccttccccaaaggatgtttgtggccaaatttggttacattccattcagagctctatgacaagtagcgatttaaaggatttacctctattacccctattgggccccgcccctcctgcccccggggggtcagagccaaaatttatacaagttctgttccccttcccccaaggatgttcgtggccaaatttggttacaattcatgtagagctctaggacaagtagagatttaaaggatttacctctatttcccctattgggccccgcccctcctgcccccggggggtcagagccaaaatttatacaagttctgttccccttcccccaaggatgtttgtggccaaatttagttacattcgattcagaactctatgacaagtagcgatttataggatttacctctatttcccctattgggccccgcccctcctgccctcgggggaccagagccaaattttatacaagttctgttccccttaccccaaggatgtttgtggccaaatttggttacattccattcagaactctatgactagtagcgatttaaaggatttacctctatttcccctattgggccccgcccctcctgcccccagaggactagagtcaaaatttatacaaggtggtctgttccccttcccccaaggatgtttgtggccaaatttggttacaattcatgaagaactctatgacaagtagcgatttaaaggatttacctctatttcccctattgggccccgcccctcctgcccccaggggaccagagccaaaatttatacaagttctgttccccttcctcaaaggatgtttgtggccaaatttggttacattccattcagagctctatgacaagtagcgatttaaaggatttacctctattacccctattgggccccgcccctcctgcccctgggggatcagagccaaaatttatacaagttctgttccccttcccccaaggatgtttgtggctaattttggttacaatccatgcagaactctaggacaagtagcgatttaaaggatttacatctattacccctattgggccccgcccctcctacccctgggggaccagagccaaaatttatacaagttctgtttcccctcccccaaggatgtttgtggtcaaatttggttacaatccatgcagaactctaggacaagtagcgatttataggatttacctctatttcccctattgggccctgcccctcctgccccggggggggggggacagagccaaaatttatacaagttctgttccccctcccccaaggatgtttgtggccaaatttggttacaatccatgcagaactctatgactagtagcgatttaaaggaaatgttgacggacggacggacggacggacgacggacggacggacggacgacggacgccgcgccatgacataagctcaccggcccttcgggccaggtgagctaaaaacataattgaacattttcttatctttttaactCTTTCAGTACTATTGACACATTAATCAGTCACAGAGAGATATATGTCCTCGTATCCTTTATGATAATTATTTCGTCACTAAAACTTTTCTCGTATCCTTCATGACGCATTATTATGTGATGATTGACATGTGAAAATTTTACCGCAAATCAATACATCGGTATTATCTcagaaaaagtgtttaaaaagtAGTATGCATTGgaattataataaagataaacattattacgtaccaggtgcatgttcaatcgtaaaatggtttaattcacggaaTATTGGCCGACGGAAACGCGATTGTTTACAATCGGCAACACAATGGCGGCTTGATTTAGCTGCCGATATTCTGCGGGATTAATGTTATcggaaaaatacataataaaaaattatcaattataaaatatcaaacatttagtgaaatatatcatttagatattatgtatgtgaaaaatcatgtccgcagacagcaaaaaacgatcttctgaatgactgaacttgcacacgtgttacacatatatgtcggtcaacaggtgtatttctcgggattctgacaaacaacttcgccgtattttcaatgaaataatctgcaatacagtttatacacgtaaattacaggtattataggacagttatttttttaatgaaccgAACCGAAACTTAGAATTATCGTACCGAACCGAACCGTACGGTTGAATTTTTCGGTTAACCGTATTTTCGGTTAACCGTGACACTCCTAAAGTCACCACTGTTTGTATTTGTCCCTCTGTATTATGACACTGCACGGAGGTGTCTTCTGGGTATATCATGTTCCACAAAAGCAGTCCAGGTCGTTCACGTATACATGTATGGTAAAATCCTTTTAACATGATCTTGCTCACGGTCCCTCAAAAGATTCCTCACAATGTGGGATGACCTTCTGTTCCTGTCAATGGTTGATCATGCTCCTCACCCGTagtcaatttcaacaaaattgaaataggATTGAACAACAATGCCTATATACTGGTGATGCAAGTTCTCACCTCAAGAGAAGTACTGATCAGTCATAATCCGTCTGACAAGCTATAGCTCACAAACATTCATAAGTGTCATCAGCTTGTTGTCTTACAAAACAAGGTCATGGGTAGGTTCTGTCCCTTGAGTAGCCCTGTCGATAGCGTCCCTCTTGCACTCTCTAGCTTTCTCTCTGAAGCTCTCTAGTCGTAAGGCATATACGTAACGTAGGTCCGTCTCTCAAAAGTCTCTGGGGCCCTAGGTAGATAACCTAACATTGTAGTTGGAGCTCAGAGTATGGAGATAACTGTGTGAATTGTGGCCCCACCACTTTGTGTAGTACAACATGTCCAACCTTTCTCTAGGTTTACCCAGAATGCCCTGTAGGTATGACCAAATGACATGATGGATTCCCAATCGTCATGGTTGGATTATTCTACTGTGACAGGTTGGATCATTATACTCCAAAAAGTCCCGTGTCATTGATGGTCAAGGATGTGAGGAGCTGCTGGAAATCTGTCACAGTCCAACGATCATCATTGGTGGGAACAGACTGGTTACTGCTGCTCTGGGAGCTGGAAACAATATCATCGtaatatcatgtatatatatagaaatataattttctgtTGGTGACAGAAGAAACTGGCAGGAGTAAAACTTGATTGAATTCTTTTCTGTTCTTTTTCGCAAAATAGAAGTAGGAAATCCAACGAACTGGAATCTAATTAGTATgctgtacacatacaataatgaatatttttacaaacaagaggcccaagaggccttgacggtcacctgagtgctgctacagaaagagcattgcaaagttggttcgaatctataaaaaatatttacgaattaaaataaactttaaagttgaacttttgtactagaatttttattttttgtttttcattttgatagttagtgtattatgttaccaaaccttatgcttacaattccaatttgctttacTAACGTTAatcaacaaaaccaaactagaagtctgtcagtgtcagtgattttataaatttcactttttaatctatggagagtatttggttccatcaaatctgtgaattcagaagaagattttagccattttagccattttgacccattttggccccaccctctggtccctgggggtcagccaggaccaatatggatatggtgttaaaatgctatttcaggctaataattctaataaagtttgactcatttcctattaaaactaagcaaataatgttcataaatgtgtttttcctatatagactatagtaaatttgaccccctcccttcagtcaaatcgcaccagtagaacttgagaagaagttcaaaatgtggtttcaagatggcagctgtgggggccatcttggatttcggatcgaccctaaaaataaaaacactttgtcgggaccatgttaggatcatttcatgcaagtttcagccaaatcgcaccggtagaacttgagaagaagttaaaaatgtgttttcaagatggcagctgtggcggccatcttggatttcggatcgacccgaaaaataagaacactttgttgggaccatgtcaggatcattttaggcaagtttcagccaaatcacactggtagaacttgagaagaaggtcaaaatgtgaaaagttaacgcacggcgcacggcggatgACGGCGGATGAAACACGACGACTAACTTTAATTTTCTGATACTGATATATACATGCTGTATATCATTGTATCGTTTTAGCAACTCAACCTTCTGTTTTCATTATAGAAAGAGGAAATTCCTAACAatatttattctaaaacatcattcaagtaagagcatttcaatcaaaaggaagtgtttaaagcatctgtgtcacctagatggattagaaatatcttttcataactaagaatacaaattgacagaaattaatcaacacagacgatgaaccaaatcaaatatttttataaacaagaggcccaagaggccttgacggtcacctgagtgctgctacagaaagagcattgcaaagttggttcgaatctataaaaaatatttacgaattaaaataaactttaaagttgaacttttgtactagaatttttattttttgtttttcattttgatagttagtgtattatgttaccaaaccttatgcttacaattccaatttgctttacTAACGTTAatcaacaaaaccaaactagaagtctgtcagtgtcagtgattttataaatttcactttttaatctatggagagtatttggttccatcaaatctgtgaattcagaagaagattttagccattttagccattttgacccattttggccccaccctctggtccctgggggtcagccaggaccaatatggatatggtgttaaaatgctatttcaggctaataattctaataaagtttgactcatttcctattaaaactaagcaaataatgttcataaatgtgtttttcctatatagactatagtaaatttgaccccctccccaggggaaaatctgagatcccagggccatgaaattcacaatttttgtaaagggcctttagaccttccaatctatgaagagtatctggttccatcaaatcagtgaattcagaagatttttgaggttttagcctatttgaccctttttggcccgcccttaaggcccctgggggtcggccaggaccaatatggatatgacgataaaatgctatctcaggctaataattctaacccaggttgactaatttcctattaaaaataagcagataacattcataaatgtgtttttcctatataaactatagtaaacttgaccccctccccagggggaaacatgagaccccaggttcatataattcacaatttttgtaaaggacctaagacctttccatctatgaagagtatttgattctaccagttctagaatttcagaagaagatttttgaagttttagcttatttgactccttttggccccacccctaaggcccttgggagtcagtcatggaaaatttgttattaggattcaatggccatttcatagggatgattctgacaacatttgactcatttccttttacaaatgacaaaataatgcttaaaaatgtgttttccctaatataaactatagtaaacttaaccccctccccaaggggaaacctgagatcccagggtcatataattcacaatttttgtaaaggacctttagacaTTTCTAtctgtgaagagtatttgattccatcacatctgtgagtggagaagaagatttttgaaattatagtcaatttgaccccttttggcccctcccagaGCCCCcaggggggtggggaccatataattcacaattttgattggccttatgccttagaaggtttgtgtaCAAtctcattgaatttgcttcagcggtttttgaacagaagtcgaaaatgtaaattgtttacgtaCATACGACGAATGACGCACGACGACGAACAAtcaaaggcgattagaataggtcacttgagacttcgtctcaggtgacctaaaaattctATGTTTTAATCAAATAACTAGTTTGTAGCTTTCTTCAATTTTGAAAGAATAATTCTTAATGCAAACCATAAGCACTCTTAATATCACGTTTCCTTTtgtcatcaatatttattttgacaaatCCTGTAACGAATAAAACTTGttgaattaaacaaaaatatttgtttctgaaTCATATAAACCACTTACCTGATCATAACTGGATCATTGAATGTCACGAGGATGTCTGTGGTGAAATCTGGGATACGGAACAATCCCATGTGGATGTTCACTGTATTCTTGGAATCTTCCTTGAATTTTGAGACCTTATGTTGTCCCAGAACGTAGCGGGCACTTTTACATCTGCAAAAAAGTTGCTTGATATAAATTGCATGAATGACCATctttcaaactattttttctTCCATAAGCAGATGTAACTtacaaataacaagaggcccaagggccttaacggtcatctgactaccttggcaataatcatataggaaattaatttgatatagtgtcatagtagccatcttcaatttgggatcaaccagagatgtgacaacactttgtcgggaccatgtcagattCATCtcgtgcaagtttcagcgaaatcgcaccgttagaacttgagaagaagttcaaaatgtattttcaagatggcggctgtggcggccatcttggatttcagatcaacccgaaaaataacaacactttgtccggaccttgtcaggatcatttcatgcaagtttcagtcaaatcgcaccagtagaacttgagaagaagttcaaaatgtggtttcaagatggcagctgtgggggccatcttggatttcggatcgacccgaaaaataaaaacactttgtcgggaccatgttaggatcatttcatgcaagtttcagccaaatcgcaccggtagaacttgagaagaagttaaaaatgtgttttcaagatggcagctgtggcggccatcttggatttcggatcgacccgaaaaataagaacactttgttgggaccatgtcaggatcattttaggcaagtttcagccaaatcacactggtagaacttgagaagaaggtcaaaatgtgaaaagttaacgcacggcgcacggcggatgACGGCGGATGAAACACGACGACTAACTTTAATTTTCTGATACTGATATATACATGCTGTATATCATTGTATCGTTTTAACAACTCAACCTACTGTTTTCATTATAGAAAGAGGAAATTCCAAACAatatttattctaaaacattattcaagtaagagcatttcaatcaaaaggaagtgtttaaagcatctgtgtcacctagatggattagaaatatcttttcataactaagaatacaaattgacagaaattaatcaacacagacgatgaaccaaatcaaatgtttggtagGTTTTTGCCAggttatagaatgttttatcaaaatggttttttattgtcacaatattgactgaatttgaaaaatgaGGTTCAGTATATCGTCAATACGTATTgagtattgtttcagtgtattttcaatatgtatcgtatcgttttagacctTCTAATACCCAGCCCTAAGCTGAACTCCATAAAAAATCTGTTTATCATTTCACTGATTCCAACAAATTTTTTATGTCAAGAACACTCAAATCATATCCTCAGGAAAGTTGAAGATTTCCAGCCCATTGGAATTGTTTGCCAGCCCAGGCTAACTTACTGTGACATGGCTAGTTTGTGAGTGGGCATCTCGGCTGCCTCAAGAATCATATGGTCACCTTCATTGACATCATTGTCCCGTACCAAGTCCTCGTAATGTGTCCTATAACAAACGATAAATCATTGTCTCATGAGATAAAAAACCAAAATGTACCTAAAATACATAGCTAACAATGTGGGTAAGACACAGTGTCTATGAATGAAGGTGGTAATACCTACCAAAAGAATTTTGaatcatatttaaatttttatcttGATCTATCTTTTTTGTATCAAATTACCTTCCCATAATAATGCTTATTATAAGAAAGAGATTTTTACAGGTTCTTCAATCAACATCATTCTTCAATTGATGGGTGCATGCACAGTGTAGATAGTAgcaaatcaattaaaattatatacacATAATGGCTTCATCTACTCTATACTTCAACTAGCCAGTATGtagttatatgtatatagtataaCATCAAAACCAACCCTCAATAATCTGAATTCCTTTGTATTCCAGCATAATTGTATGGCATTTTCCTTCTTAAAGTATTAGTTAAAGTAAAACCTATATAATCATTACACCTGGCTACACTGGACAAATATATTCCCGGTGACATCCCATTTAGACAAGTTACACTGTAGTACAGATATTTGCTTCCCGAATCTATAACTTCTTATGGCATAgaaataacaagagatcccacagggatcttggcgcccaccaaagtaATAAAgtatgatctacgtctgacaatggaaagagggatcttttctctgcttttcaaactttttcaaacatacaacatatatgaaatatgaaacagatcacttcattacttttttagaaatagcagtaacaaacttcaactatcaaaatcaaaaatggctacctgtcggccatcttgttgaccgattggtcctaaaatgcaatatgcacaactaaggtcctaggggaacatacatataaaatttgagagagatcgcttcagtactttctgagaaatagcggtaacaaacttcaattgtcaaaatccaagatggctgcctggcggccatcttgttgaccgatctgtcccaaaatgcaatatgcacaactagggccctaggggaacctacatataaaatttgagagagatccctttagtactttctgagaaatagcggtaacaaactttaactatcaaaatcaaagatggaggcctggcggccatcttgttcaccgatcggtcccaaaatgcaatatgcacaactagggccctagagggaccgcagaatcaaaccaaaaatagattcctggaaatccccttttgggcacaagatttcatagagaggtgaatgtttcggagcctgctgattgggtattcagggcgcatcagtttcaaatgctTAATGTGTGGGtagggcaatacatgtagatgtaaaatatgtaaagaaattttaaaattctgtcaagtgtgtgtctgacagggggaggtaatcaatattggaatttcatgaatattttggtcaatttttggtgcggaattcaacataagatggaacCCCcgacataaaagtttagcaagatggtagatctttatttctttttattcacaggtatgccagatgccattcttcaaaattagagacaggtgaccagacttgaaaactccatttaacctggacagtggcaaacgttaatatatcgtatatagcgaaatcatttggttctgcggtctctagaggaacctacatatgaaatttgagaaagatcccttcagccctttcggagaaatagcggtaacaagaaatgttaacggacggaaggacggacggacgacggaccacggacgaaaagcgatttgaatagcccaccatttgatgatggtgggctaaaaccTTACTTGAGAGCGACATCATCAG
This portion of the Argopecten irradians isolate NY chromosome 6, Ai_NY, whole genome shotgun sequence genome encodes:
- the LOC138325860 gene encoding ran guanine nucleotide release factor-like, whose amino-acid sequence is MSAMDQTQPTTDLFGGAMSALFPPQAQDMSNFREIPDHQEVFTHSSTDQSIIVEILEYVQEADDVALKTHYEDLVRDNDVNEGDHMILEAAEMPTHKLAMSQCKSARYVLGQHKVSKFKEDSKNTVNIHMGLFRIPDFTTDILVTFNDPVMISSQSSSNQSVPTNDDRWTVTDFQQLLTSLTINDTGLFGV